Proteins encoded in a region of the Uloborus diversus isolate 005 chromosome 1, Udiv.v.3.1, whole genome shotgun sequence genome:
- the LOC129234308 gene encoding mucin-3A-like produces MLMAAYWVPSRARVIDKRAAFYIANETMCIVDGEVYRRGDPVPTVDHCERCTCRPPGFSCVLRECETKPDCKSVRRDGECCPDYVCGCLHNNRLYNDGEIIDALQNACYTCRCHGSSISCTFADCLFRGDCPPEYVDGECCPRYEHCPPLSTRPPSTIFTTPAPTQPTIIQQEEEEFLNHTIHHVGKFTTTPSSITIQDVVTKSPLTTTTSPLDTTTLHSVTFTFIDGQPSSLDDFDIATLTTLLPVTTVSYTETTKHVFPDGTTSVTTPSYGDTSTKGDEPVHEEVDLNTVETGLSPAVLESSTRSPELPLDYDEPKIVFDEPRSTVPTTVTSGVTEPAYNTITSTVASHTFDKDENETESTNSTQVNLKHTPTVVPATATPEEPVSFPETTVTTDNVYKDITSTSSPSLLDIDQNATVSHNASLFDLKDAPSSVSTTVTTEKPILHLDITETVYKNFSSTDSPNSFGIDENVSESTDAPLFEFTDTTSHPQQTDFDVVTDKKFNTSLYDTDVSLSTVTPSRVPTIVTEKFPTSLDGVSEDSATSEEDEPTFAEDDTLGTNSSTTNFSETPDKNTNFDVVSTVLPEETVSVLVSTNKTSELSEDTTTESSTFNKETNPEFVSTDITILSTEKPDLTPVSVEINFMGTNNDTDLAQEETQFIENLTTTKTDSTTADENKSEEKHFGTQTPTSVSIDLSSEKAASTSQDMEIKSTDLTTEAHEIKNLSALDGNKENHDIANFTESITGTFEETMPEENETTKTEIINSGNVFDLPNNFVNDSYFSVPESDEDTLKNNQSAISTSDEITTENVVHFLQGNETIADEILFPETSTEKLGTPAPEIANEQDMEPIFPEDNKEISLHENATDTISTVTVFPLMPNRTIEGETFVANNDSQDAENDLTDYSYGATNDSYESYTAKQGSTSFPVIDPSSASSVGYDSNITSDASVPEENIDKVFASEASVSTLPATLNQPVSSTPEDLVTDNTSTGFEQNPDGGDEHNETPKLPIFDTDSYEVDSNNINNHHSAWKPSEQESNVMNSSSKLPEIFHEDVYKDPELEVSNNVNATEINFGETNINFNQTEINSTNYNTTATSNQSHSVNHNIESLFNEHSLEDNPNTILSKTTESEAGKVSDTSASTEKEDQLDVLEGSTNSQEIGVNIVNDKIHRITDHSTDKDATHSHSTSSDSHYNHPSSTEVSLQTTMQTNIMEEGDEHYDLQTHENKISMSTSDDGIGTFSTKNDENKAQYEDEANMHATYSPFSITEDYSPTFSSLDDLKIAESSNDMKFDSIPLTSQSEDYELKPTISIATNELINRNDNNHTTENSNDIKASTEVSDETSVNFDDDQKQIQAIKNSDPMKVAEEHFSIVNSSTDADMDILDSEEILPGELENKTESQDESDSENVTSLYENSYFTPVPENYSTSSDIEEVLTTISKIEDSESKVSLETNKGTTDVDEEYFNSESESQETDAVHDTTLTDHLPHSDELPSSSPTPFISEISETGTQASDKDRESYPTSQDSYGAHKASTEETTTEKPSSSTVHIEILFGKVSNNIVDFGESASAQHSDSGLKTEDIISSVSSEIEPPTIQNYLSGEDTKEILRNETTLNYDTVSTEKAVMMHTKPNSMSVDVSSPKISSSESETTTHNPDTTEVLSSEIDVSHEPEDISISETTEDEIKYSHMQQPMGSELESVSDTELKYPITNETLVIDSTEETNPIDYEIMSAEDDTEEQQKTLNMTPKSVQSLSLKIKDPDSLSEAIKPLNTPIAIKSTEEVMSENPSITNLSHSTSTSNPLAENEEAGLISEEAIRHDSQLNVTSDTEEAHYETESTEEAKERPTSAYGTDSSFSISTQSPFLENEKLDAHTVKKSEHLGTESAISSSEVSSHRTSIAIDGISKLPTSSTETKLTTTSSGNNLSENKAPAAFEEQLGFTNAENKEHSAISLDQTSNTDMFHTESTKSFTSADKNTASEEENFYFHDSVGDKKDMTQSESIKFPVSDILGHEHSVMHEVPRTDISADKAGDLDDSNFFSKDQIPTAENQQIAASENVQEIQEETRNRRSTTESTEEENLEKSDTYLSESTYLGHGNLGGIFITGRSKYNASSLNKETGDSVKENTASEYSHGTNITEIEKTSFHINSDAELMTENPSETDSSRTESFVEHQTSSEPQQVTTISVPSTTKSDSQMDKENFKNDKIDLPSENDKKENLTPSNNSEHVDENEKGKEFAKGTSVDSEEAKEGNMESNLSAEAPDKSYDYSDGRVLSDGYLDISNLGEDYSVSEDTFLPKTETTVHSDRDESETPTQSATPLPVLVQNFRKNSSLDESNELEINSPEAESKSRLVNAPDATLANNKDRPYILHPYSLSEIVSNVFKAPGYDSEVDAHLLKEKNGRVHRVKRTADLQTANKNNNEQMIDTQPAILVEGFGGKPNSYFPVTSSFIVVHDESENEADNEKHQSPAIDSRYAALQLGDGSTVTLKRGIFPSKSETTPSN; encoded by the exons GTGTCATCGACAAAAGAGCAGCCTTTTATATTGCGAATGAAACAa tgTGCATCGTAGACGGAGAGGTGTACAGAAGAGGAGATCCAGTGCCAACCGTAGACCATTGCGAACGCTGTACCTGCCGACCGCCCGGATTTTCTTGTGTACTCAGGGAGTGCGAAACCAAACCGGACTGCAAGTCCGTCAGAAGAGATGGTGAATGCTGCCCGGATTACGTTTGTG GCTGTTTGCACAACAACCGACTATACAACGACGGCGAGATCATCGACGCCCTCCAGAATGCGTGCTACACGTGCAGGTGCCACGGCAGCTCCATCTCGTGCACGTTCGCCGACTGCCTCTTCCGTGGAGACTGCCCGCCAGAGTACGTGGACGGAGAGTGTTGCCCGCGCTACGAGCACTGCCCGCCCCTCA gCACAAGACCTCCATCCACCATATTTACTACTCCTGCTCCAACACAGCCAACTATCATCCAGCAGGAAGAAGAAGAGTTCCTAAATCACACTATTCACCATGTTGGCAAGTTTACCACTACTCCATCGAGCATTACCATTCAAGACGTAGTCACAAAATCCCCACTGACAACTACCACGTCTCCTCTCGATACTACTACGCTGCATTCAGTCACATTCACTTTCATTGATGGCCAACCGTCCAGCTTAGACGACTTTGACATTGCAACGCTCACCACGCTGCTCCCTGTAACAACCGTATCGTATACAGAGACGACCAAACACGTGTTTCCAGATGGCACTACTTCAGTCACCACTCCATCTTACGGTGACACATCTACAAAAGGTGATGAGCCTGTCCACGAAGAAGTAGATTTGAACACGGTTGAAACAGGTTTATCGCCGGCAGTCCTGGAATCCAGCACACGCAGTCCTGAACTTCCACTAGATTACGACgaaccaaaaattgtttttgatgaaCCACGCAGCACAGTTCCAACGACTGTCACATCCGGAGTAACTGAACCCGCATACAATACTATTACATCAACGGTTGCTTCTCATACATTCGATaaagatgaaaatgaaacggAATCCACTAATTCGACACAAGTCAATTTGAAACATACACCTACCGTAGTTCCTGCGACAGCCACACCAGAAGAACCGGTATCATTTCCTGAGACAACGGTGACAACAGACAATGTGTACAAAGATATTACATCCACGTCTTCTCCAAGTTTGTTGGACATAGATCAAAATGCAACTGTTTCTCACAACGCATCCCTGTTCGATCTTAAAGATGCTCCTTCATCAGTTTCTACAACTGTCACCACCGAAAAACCGATATTACATCTAGACATAACGGAAACAGTCTACAAAAATTTTTCCTCGACAGATTCTCCCAATTCATTTGGCATAGATGAAAACGTATCTGAGTCGACTGACGCACCGCTATTCGAATTTACTGATACCACTTCACATCCGCAGCAGACAGATTTTGATGttgtaacagataaaaaatttaataccTCTCTTTATGATACAGATGTTTCTCTGTCAACAGTTACGCCTTCTAGAGTACCAACAATTGTCACAGAAAAATTCCCAACTTCTTTGGATGGAGTTTCAGAGGATTCAGCAACATCTGAGGAAGACGAACCAACATTTGCAGAAGACGACACATTAGGAACAAACTCAAGCACTACCAATTTTTCAGAAACGCCAGATAAAAACACCAATTTTGATGTAGTATCAACAGTTTTACCAGAAGAGACTGTTTCTGTTTTAGTAAGCACTAACAAGACATCTGAACTTTCAGAGGATACCACAACAGAATCTTCTACATTTAACAAAGAAACAAACCCTGAATTTGTTTCAACAGACATTACAATACTAAGTACAGAAAAACCAGATTTGACACCTGTTTCCGTAGAAATTAATTTTATGGGAACAAATAATGACACAGACCTCGCTCAAGAGGAAActcaatttattgaaaatttaacaaCTACAAAAACCGATTCTACGACAGCAGACGAAAATAAATCAGAGGAGAAACATTTTGGAACACAGACCCCTACTTCAGTAAGCATCGATTTGTCTTCTGAAAAAGCAGCCTCAACAAGTCAAGATATGGAAATTAAATCAACAGACCTGACAACTGAAgctcatgaaattaaaaatttatctgcTTTAGATGGAAATAAAGAAAATCATGACATCGCCAATTTTACAGAATCGATAACTGGCACATTTGAAGAGACGATGCCGGAAGAGAATGAAACTACTAAAACTGAAATTATCAACAGCGGAAACGTATTTGACTTACCAAATAATTTCGTCAACGATAGTTACTTTTCAGTTCCTGAAAGCGATGaagatactttaaaaaacaaCCAGTCTGCAATTTCCACAAGTGATGAAATTACAACCGAAAATGTTGTCCACTTTCTTCAAGGTAATGAAACTATAGCTGACGAAATTTTGTTTCCTGAAACTTCTACAGAGAAACTAGGAACACCTGCGCCTGAAATTGCAAATGAGCAAGATATGGAACCAATATTTCCTGAAGATAACAAGGAAATTTCACTTCATGAAAATGCAACAGATACGATTTCCACAGTAACTGTTTTTCCACTAATGCCAAACAGAACAATTGAAGGTGAAACCTTTGTGGCAAATAATGACAGCCAAGATGCCGAAAATGACCTGACGGATTATTCATATGGGGCGACAAACGATTCATATGAGAGTTATACAGCTAAACAAGGGTCTACATCTTTTCCAGTGATTGATCCAAGTTCCGCTTCTTCAGTTGGATACGATTCAAATATTACAAGTGATGCTAGTGTACCCGaagaaaatattgataaagtTTTTGCTTCAGAAGCTTCAGTATCAACATTGCCTGCTACACTAAATCAACCAGTTAGCAGCACCCCTGAGGACCTTGTCACTGACAATACTTCAACAGGTTTCGAACAGAACCCAGACGGCGGTGATGAGCACAATGAGACACCAAAATTACCAATCTTTGACACAGATTCATATGAAGTCGATTCAAACAATATAAATAATCATCATAGCGCTTGGAAGCCCTCTGAACAGGAATCTAATGTAATGAATAGCAGTTCAAAACTTCCTGAAATCTTTCATGAAGATGTGTATAAGGACCCAGAATTAGAAGTTTCAAATAATGTGAACGCGACTGAAATAAATTTCGGTGAAACGAACATTAATTTTAACCAAACCGAAATAAATAGCACAAACTATAATACTACGGCAACTTCAAATCAATCACACTCAGTGAACCATAACATAGAATCATTGTTTAATGAACATAGTTTGGAAGATAATCCGAACACTATCTTAAGTAAAACAACTGAAAGTGAAGCTGGAAAAGTTTCAGACACGTCTGCTTCTACGGAGAAAGAAGATCAACTGGATGTCTTAGAAGGAAGCACCAATAGCCAAGAAATCGGAGTAAATATTGTCAACGACAAAATACATAGGATAACAGATCATTCAACGGATAAAGATGCAACTCACAGTCATTCAACTTCGTCAGATAGTCATTATAACCATCCATCTAGCACAGAAGTCAGTCTACAAACTACCATGCAAACTAACATCATGGAAGAAGGAGATGAACACTATGATTTACAAACGCATGAAAATAAGATCTCCATGTCAACCTCAGATGATGGAATTGGAACATTTTCCACAAAGAATGATGAAAATAAAGCACAATACGAAGACGAGGCCAATATGCATGCCACATATTCGCCTTTTTCGATCACAGAAGATTATTCGCCAACCTTCTCATCTcttgatgatttaaaaattgcTGAAAGCTCTAATGATATGAAATTTGACAGTATTCCACTGACTTCACAAAGCGAAGATTACGAGTTAAAACCCACAATTTCAATTGCAactaatgaattaattaatagaaATGACAATAATCATACAACAGAAAACAGTAATGATATAAAAGCATCTACAGAAGTATCGGATGAAACGTCAGTTAATTTTGATGACGATCAAAAACAAATTCAAGCTATAAAAAATTCAGACCCGATGAAAGTCGCAGAGGAACACTTTTCTATTGTTAACTCTTCAACAGATGCTGATATGGATATCCTTGATTCTGAAGAAATTCTTCCCGGTGAACTAGAAAACAAAACTGAATCACAAGATGAATCTGACAGCGAAAACGTCACTTCACTTTATGAAAATAGTTACTTCACACCTGTGCCAGAGAACTATTCTACTAGCTCAGATATAGAAGAAGTTCTCACAACAATCAGTAAAATAGAAGATTCAGAAAGTAAAGTATCATTGGAAACAAATAAAGGCACTACTGATGTTG ATGAAGAATATTTCAATTCTGAAAGCGAAAGTCAAGAAACTGATGCAGTACACGATACAACTCTTACAGACCATCTTCCACATTCAGATGAGCTGCCTTCTTCTTCCCCTACgccttttatttcagaaatctcTGAAACAGGGACACAAGCATCTGATAAAGATAGAGAGAGCTATCCAACTTCACAGGACTCATACGGGGCTCACAAAGCTTCCACTGAAGAAACTACAACAGAAAAACCCAGTTCCAGTACTGTGCACATTGAAATTCTTTTCGGAAAAGTTTCAAATAATATCGTAGATTTCGGTGAATCTGCTTCTGCACAACATTCTGATTCTGGATTAAAAACCGAGGACATAATATCAAGCGTTTCTTCTGAGATCGAACCTCCAACTATTCAAAATTACTTATCAGGTGAGGATACTAAGGAAATACTTCGCAATGAGACAACATTAAATTATGATACAGTAAGCACTGAAAAAGCAGTGATGATGCACACCAAACCTAATTCTATGTCTGTTGATGTGTCTAGCCCTAAGATTTCCTCATCAGAAAGTGAAACAACAACACACAATCCGGATACAACAGAAGTCTTAAGTTCGGAAATTGACGTTTCTCACGAACCCGAAGATATATCTATTAGCGAGACTACCGAAGACGAAATTAAGTACTCACATATGCAGCAACCAATGGGTTCGGAACTAGAATCTGTTTCAGATACTGAACTAAAATATCCAATAACCAATGAAACTTTAGTAATTGATTCTACAGAAGAAACCAACCCTATTGATTATGAAATCATGTCAGCAGAGGATGATACTGAAGAACAACAAAAGACCCTGAACATGACGCCTAAAAGTGTTCAGAGtctttcattgaaaattaaagatccGGATTCACTTTCAGAAGCCATTAAACCTCTAAATACTCCgattgctataaaaagcactGAAGAAGTAATGAGTGAAAATCCCAGTATCACTAACCTCTCTCATAGCACAAGCACATCAAATCCTTTAGCTGAAAATGAAGAAGCAGGCTTGATTTCAGAAGAAGCAATAAGGCATGACAGTCAATTGAACGTTACCAGCGATACTGAAGAAGCTCATTATGAAACTGAGTCAACCGAAGAGGCCAAAGAAAGACCAACGAGTGCCTATGGAACGGATAGTTCATTTTCTATATCCACTCAATCACcctttttggaaaatgaaaaactagATGCACATACAGTAAAAAAGAGTGAGCACTTGGGTACTGAGTCTGCTATAAGTAGTAGTGAAGTCTCTAGTCATAGAACTAGTATTGCAATCGATGGCATAAGCAAGTTGCCTACCAGCTCAACTGAAACTAAACTTACCACTACAAGCAGTGGAAATAATTTATCAGAGAATAAAGCACCTGCTGCATTTGAGGAACAGCTGGGATTTACAAACGCAGAAAATAAGGAACATTCAGCAATTTCTCTTGATCAAACGAGTAATACCGATATGTTTCACACAGAATCCACTAAATCATTTACTTCAGCTGATAAAAATACAGCAAGTGAGGAAGAAAACTTTTACTTTCATGATTCTGTAGGAGATAAAAAAGACATGACACAATCCGAATCTATTAAGTTTCCAGTTTCTGATATTCTTGGACATGAACATTCAGTTATGCATGAAGTTCCTAGAACTGATATATCTGCAGACAAAGCTGGGGATTTGGATGATTCCAATTTCTTTTCGAAAGACCAGATCCCAACTGCAGAGAATCAACAGATTGCAGCTTCAGAAAACGTTCAAGAAATTCAAGAAGAAACTCGAAATCGACGTTCAACAACAGAATCAACTGAGGAAGAAAACCTTGAGAAATCTGATACGTATCTATCAGAAAGTACGTACTTAGGTCACGGAAACTTGGGAGGAATCTTTATAACGGGAAGAAGTAAATACAATGCATCATCCCTGAATAAGGAAACCGGCGACTCTGTAAAAGAGAATACAGCTTCAGAATATTCGCATGGCACCAACATAACTGAAATCGAAAAAACtagttttcatataaattctgATGCAGAATTAATGACTGAAAATCCTTCTGAAACCGATTCATCAAGAACTGAATCATTCGTTGAACATCAAACAAGTAGCGAGCCGCAACAAGTCACAACTATATCTGTACCTTCCACCACGAAATCTGATTCGCAGATGGAtaaggaaaatttcaaaaatgacaaaatcGACTTGCCATCAGAAAACGATAAAAAGGAAAACCTAACGCCATCTAATAATTCAGAGCACGTTGATGagaatgaaaaaggtaaagaaTTTGCAAAAGGTACCTCTGTAGACAGTGAAGAAGCGAAGGAAGGAAACATGGAATCCAATTTATCAGCAGAAGCACCAGACAAAAGCTACGACTATAGTGATGGGAGGGTATTGAGTGACGGATATTTGGACATCTCTAATTTAGGGGAGGACTATAGCGTGAGTGAAGACACATTTCTTCCAAAGACGGAGACAACTGTTCACTCGGACAGAGACGAATCGGAAACACCCACCCAATCTGCAACCCCTCTGCCCGTGCTAGttcagaatttcagaaaaaactcTTCTTTAGATGAAAGCAACGAACTGGAAATAAATTCTCCAGAAGCTGAATCAAAAAGCCGATTGGTCAATGCGCCTGATGCTACGTTGGCAAATAACAAGGACAGGCCTTATATATTACATCCATATTCACTTAGTGAGATTGTTTCTAACGTGTTTAAAGCTCCGGGGTATGATTCAGAAGTGGATGCACACTTGTTGAAGGAGAAAAATGGCCGCGTTCATCGCGTGAAACGCACTGCTGATCTACAGACGGCAAACAAAAACAACAACGAGCAAATGATAGATACTCAGCCCGCCATTTTAGTTGAAGGGTTTGGTGGTAAACCCAACAGCTATTTTCCTGTCACGTCTTCTTTTATTGTCGTCCATGACGAATCCGAAAACGAGGCTGACAACGAAAAACATCAGAGCCCTGCAATAGACAGCCGATATGCCGCTTTACAGCTGGGCGATGGATCTACAGTGACACTGAAGCGAGGAATATTTCCATCGAAGTCCGAAACGACACCATCTAACTGA